In one window of Candidatus Paceibacterota bacterium DNA:
- the mltG gene encoding endolytic transglycosylase MltG, with protein sequence MQWLSRKKLLLILIPILFIVFFLSLPRILTWSLQYEQQQAVSKMTQEFPVTVDPKREIISENEQVNAFLADEHSLFGASVASVGGVIQDIFVWLATSLADLPWYQNLANVTERFVTITPGMRKEQVATAFAKTLGWTSKQKQKFLTPLTGASLPLTEGSFAPGLYAVAKGMAPEDAQKLVNERFSADVLAHYSTSTQAVVPLNEALTIASLIQRETITTDGMRLLSGIMWNRIFADMNLQVDATLQYAKANNKSVSNWWPTVYPRDKYIKSPYNTYQNSGLPPAPIANPSVASILAALNPIKTDCLFYFNDKKGNFHCSKTYAEHKKQIDKYY encoded by the coding sequence ATGCAATGGCTTAGCCGGAAAAAGCTTCTTCTCATACTCATACCGATTCTTTTTATTGTCTTCTTTCTTTCGCTCCCCAGAATATTAACTTGGTCGCTCCAATATGAACAACAACAGGCCGTTTCTAAAATGACCCAGGAATTTCCTGTGACTGTTGATCCGAAGCGCGAGATTATTTCAGAGAACGAACAGGTCAATGCCTTCCTTGCCGACGAACATTCGCTCTTCGGCGCTTCTGTCGCCAGTGTCGGCGGTGTTATTCAAGATATTTTTGTTTGGCTTGCTACGAGTCTTGCCGACCTGCCTTGGTATCAAAACCTGGCAAACGTTACTGAACGATTCGTGACCATAACGCCCGGCATGCGCAAAGAGCAGGTGGCGACAGCCTTTGCCAAGACGCTTGGCTGGACAAGCAAGCAAAAGCAGAAGTTTCTGACACCACTAACCGGCGCGTCTTTACCGCTTACAGAAGGTTCATTCGCGCCCGGTCTTTATGCGGTGGCGAAAGGTATGGCGCCGGAAGATGCGCAGAAATTGGTAAACGAGAGATTTTCTGCCGACGTGCTCGCTCATTATAGTACATCAACACAAGCGGTCGTGCCTTTGAACGAGGCTCTCACTATCGCATCGCTCATCCAGCGTGAGACTATCACGACAGACGGCATGAGGCTCTTGTCCGGTATTATGTGGAACAGAATATTCGCTGATATGAATTTGCAGGTAGACGCAACGCTCCAATATGCCAAGGCTAATAACAAATCGGTGAGTAACTGGTGGCCGACGGTCTATCCAAGAGACAAATATATCAAGTCGCCCTATAACACTTACCAAAATTCCGGCCTCCCGCCGGCGCCGATTGCCAATCCGTCTGTCGCCTCAATCCTCGCCGCGCTTAACCCCATCAAGACCGATTGCCTTTTCTACTTCAACGACAAAAAAGGCAATTTTCATTGCAGTAAGACTTACGCCGAGCACAAAAAGCAGATAGATAAATATTACTAG
- a CDS encoding cupin domain-containing protein, which produces MPYITNIVAETEKNTYFRKVLFTGARSQLVVMNIPAGGELGEETHKNVEQTLFFLSGTGKAVLNDKESPIRAGDVVVVTPGTKHNFFNTGTSDLKIYTVYAPPNHIDGKIHVTKADADKDVADEAFGEAVK; this is translated from the coding sequence ATGCCATATATAACGAACATTGTCGCCGAGACGGAAAAGAATACGTATTTCAGAAAAGTGTTGTTCACCGGCGCGCGCAGCCAGCTTGTCGTGATGAACATCCCGGCCGGCGGAGAATTGGGCGAGGAGACGCATAAGAACGTCGAGCAAACCCTATTCTTTTTAAGCGGAACAGGCAAAGCGGTGTTAAACGATAAAGAAAGTCCGATTCGAGCCGGCGATGTTGTAGTGGTGACACCGGGCACGAAGCATAATTTCTTTAACACAGGCACTAGCGATCTCAAAATCTACACAGTTTATGCCCCGCCAAATCACATAGACGGAAAGATTCATGTGACCAAAGCCGACGCAGACAAAGACGTCGCAGACGAGGCCTTCGGCGAAGCGGTCAAGTAG
- a CDS encoding DNA methyltransferase: protein MSLVSISEASKWASEYLQKDVYPTNISYLVQYGKVKKHGENGSTMVDLGDLKSYYESYNGKREVSWKKNLGNDLNWALSFDNLREKDTTKHVHRLHPYKGKYIPQLVEYFLDSHTDDFKKEVYFKPGDIVLDPFLGSGTTIIQSLEMGIHSVGVDVSEFNCMIASCKASHYDDEYLQKALKKMLTAIDTFEHDNKIQDFESELLMELAKFNNKYFPGADFRYGASQKGFDERTLAVEKEKEFLPTYEKLLKKYSVKIKQDIATSFLDVWFMENVRREIDHVFETVKGEKNVKTRKILALILSRTIRSCRATTHSDLATLKEPQLTTYYCYKHKKICKPLFSIATMLNRYAYDTIDRIREFNSLRKPVHYSVLTGDSRAVNIFEKAEKQNPEFAKLLQKQKISGIFSSPPYVGQIDYHEQHAYAYDLLGFKRKDELEIGPLYKGQGQDARRSYAQGITDVLNNCKQYFANDYNVFLVANDKYNLYPEIAENSGMKIVNQFKRPVLNRTERDRTPYSEIIFHLKNK from the coding sequence ATGTCACTTGTCTCAATTTCAGAAGCGTCAAAATGGGCGTCAGAGTATCTGCAAAAGGATGTTTACCCAACAAACATTTCGTACTTGGTTCAATATGGTAAGGTAAAAAAACATGGCGAGAATGGTTCGACCATGGTTGATTTGGGTGACTTAAAAAGCTATTACGAATCATATAACGGAAAACGTGAAGTAAGCTGGAAAAAAAATCTGGGTAATGATCTAAACTGGGCACTATCTTTTGATAATTTGAGGGAGAAAGACACGACTAAACATGTTCACCGACTTCATCCGTACAAGGGGAAATACATCCCTCAGCTTGTTGAGTATTTTCTAGATAGCCACACAGATGATTTTAAAAAAGAGGTTTATTTCAAACCCGGGGATATTGTACTAGACCCGTTTCTTGGTTCCGGAACCACTATAATACAGTCTCTTGAAATGGGCATTCATTCTGTCGGGGTTGACGTCTCAGAATTTAACTGCATGATTGCCAGTTGTAAGGCGAGTCACTACGACGATGAGTACCTGCAAAAAGCATTAAAAAAGATGCTCACCGCTATCGATACATTTGAGCATGATAACAAGATACAAGATTTTGAATCCGAGCTCCTGATGGAACTTGCAAAGTTTAATAATAAATATTTTCCCGGGGCTGACTTTAGGTATGGTGCGAGTCAAAAAGGGTTCGATGAGCGTACGCTTGCCGTAGAAAAAGAAAAAGAATTTTTACCGACCTATGAAAAGCTTCTGAAAAAATATTCAGTTAAAATAAAACAAGATATAGCGACATCGTTCCTGGATGTCTGGTTTATGGAAAATGTGAGGCGGGAGATTGATCACGTATTTGAAACGGTGAAAGGGGAAAAGAACGTCAAAACCAGGAAAATACTAGCACTGATTTTAAGTAGAACAATCAGGTCGTGCCGAGCAACGACACACAGCGACTTAGCTACGCTCAAAGAGCCACAACTGACCACGTACTACTGTTACAAGCACAAAAAGATTTGTAAGCCTCTATTTTCGATTGCAACGATGCTCAATCGTTACGCTTATGATACTATCGATAGAATTAGAGAATTTAATTCACTCCGTAAACCTGTTCACTACTCAGTTCTGACGGGCGACTCAAGGGCAGTAAACATTTTTGAGAAAGCAGAGAAACAAAATCCAGAGTTCGCTAAGTTGCTTCAAAAACAGAAAATTTCAGGAATCTTCTCATCACCACCATATGTTGGTCAGATCGACTACCACGAACAGCATGCGTATGCGTACGACCTGCTTGGATTTAAAAGAAAGGATGAGCTTGAAATAGGGCCGCTATACAAGGGACAGGGTCAAGATGCACGTCGGTCATACGCTCAGGGGATTACAGATGTTTTGAATAATTGTAAGCAGTATTTTGCTAACGACTATAATGTGTTTCTCGTAGCAAACGATAAGTATAATCTCTACCCAGAAATTGCAGAAAACTCAGGAATGAAAATTGTAAACCAATTCAAACGGCCAGTGTTGAACCGAACAGAAAGAGATCGAACACCCTATTCGGAGATAATATTTCATCTAAAAAATAAATAG
- a CDS encoding HNH endonuclease signature motif containing protein: MLNIDHNILSVLWNKAVTVLGYDQNKYRKDRCGAFIAWQEYGNRESNLGWEIDHIVPVSAGGSDYLSNLQPLHWQNNVAKGDGQLVCAISAR, encoded by the coding sequence ATGCTGAATATAGATCATAACATACTCAGTGTGCTATGGAATAAGGCGGTAACGGTACTTGGATACGACCAGAATAAGTACCGTAAAGATCGCTGTGGTGCTTTCATTGCCTGGCAAGAATACGGAAACAGAGAGAGTAATCTTGGGTGGGAAATTGACCACATTGTTCCAGTAAGCGCTGGAGGTTCCGATTACTTATCGAACCTTCAACCATTACACTGGCAAAACAATGTAGCAAAGGGTGATGGCCAGCTGGTTTGTGCAATATCGGCACGTTAG
- a CDS encoding TdeIII family type II restriction endonuclease, translating to MKLTADQKNRVSEEVKKILSSRLKSFPDLSAQNRNAPFHDAVLECFKEKFRGLNIETPRLVAIASWLHGLSTSLGTGFENFGNILSGGYKRKFTGPYTLKVKKSQSLVIDEIIRGLKSSQIKPDLKQENSRIFKFSDTEDSVEALGFTADIFIEKKNEIVAVEMKSVRPNAGEGRGEKQKILYGKAALKLLYPKHDVKFFVGFPFDPTAIKPTDYDKKRFFDYLVEFKKYFAEDEVMIADELWDYLSGSKQTMDQILEVIRETIAIVSKK from the coding sequence ATGAAACTAACTGCAGATCAGAAAAATCGTGTTAGCGAAGAAGTAAAGAAAATTTTATCAAGTAGGTTAAAAAGCTTTCCAGACTTAAGTGCGCAAAATAGAAACGCGCCCTTTCATGACGCCGTGCTTGAGTGTTTTAAAGAAAAATTTCGAGGATTAAATATTGAGACACCTCGATTGGTAGCTATTGCAAGCTGGCTACATGGCCTGAGTACCTCGCTTGGTACAGGATTTGAAAATTTTGGAAATATCCTATCAGGAGGCTACAAGAGAAAGTTCACTGGTCCATATACTTTAAAGGTTAAAAAAAGCCAGTCGCTTGTGATAGATGAAATCATAAGGGGGCTGAAATCTTCTCAGATTAAACCAGACTTGAAGCAGGAAAACTCTAGAATTTTTAAATTCAGTGATACAGAGGATTCAGTTGAAGCCTTAGGCTTTACCGCAGATATCTTTATTGAAAAAAAGAATGAAATTGTTGCAGTCGAAATGAAATCAGTTAGGCCAAACGCAGGAGAGGGGCGCGGTGAGAAGCAGAAAATTTTGTATGGGAAGGCTGCGTTAAAATTGCTGTACCCAAAACATGACGTGAAGTTTTTTGTTGGGTTTCCTTTTGATCCAACTGCCATAAAACCCACCGACTACGACAAGAAGAGATTCTTTGATTACCTAGTTGAATTTAAAAAGTACTTTGCTGAAGATGAAGTAATGATAGCTGATGAGCTCTGGGACTATCTCAGTGGATCTAAACAGACAATGGATCAAATTCTTGAGGTGATAAGAGAGACAATCGCGATTGTAAGTAAGAAATAG